The DNA window GCTGCGGGAAAATTGTCGAAACTGACCGTGGCGAAAACGGTCAAAACCCTGTTCAAATCGATCTCGAAAGCGAGTTATGAGATTCCGGTGATCGGCGCCGCCTTGATCTGGTTTAGTCGTGGTTATAAAAGCTCGCCGCAAGTGTGAAGGCAACACTATGAAGCATTCCAGCAGCGACGCCACCAACACACAGATCATCACCAGCGGAATATCTCCCAAGATATTGCCGATAATTCCACCCACCACCAACAGCGGCATGAACGCCGCAACGGTTGTCATTGAAGAAGCCAGTACCGGCCAAACCATCCGTTTAGCAGCCCCTTCCGCAGCATAAATAGATTCTTCCCCCAATCGCGCGTGAGCGTCGGCGTCTTCACCCACCACAATGGCGTCGTCCACGATCACACCCAGCGCCATGATCAATGCAAACAACGACATCATGTTGATGGAGCCACCCAACAGCCACAGCACCGCTAACGCCGCCATAAATGCCGTGGGGATACCAATAGCAACCCAAGCTGCCACACGCCCGGGCAAGAACAAATACAACAGGGTGATAACAATAACCAAACCACTCAAACCGTTGTTTACCAACAAGGAAATTCGGTCTTCCAGCAATTGCCAGGTTTCGTCGTAAACGTCGAGTTTGATAGTAGGCGGCAAGCCCGGGCGAGTATCCTCCAGCCAACGCTCCAACACTCTGGCTGCCTCCAGAGAATTACCGTTCTCCACTCGCTGCAATTGCAGCTCAACGGCGGGATGGCCGGCATTTTCCATCACCGTCTGGTTGTCGCGACTCTCTTGATGGATGATGGCAACATCACCCAGTTGCAGCCGGATACGATCGTTACTCAGAAGAGGTAACGCTTCAAATTCTTGAGGGCTCCGGCGCTGCTCCACCGAGCGTAGCTCCCGGGTCGCATCCTGTTGAGCCATCATTCCAGCAGGGAGATCTCGAGATACTGAGGCGACCCGGTCAGCGATTTGCTCCAACGTCAGCCCCAAGGTTTCAAGGCGATCTACCGGCACATCGATGCTAATTTGCTGTTCCGGCAAACCGCGGATGCTGATCCGGTCGATGCCCCGACTCAGCAGCTCATCTTCAAAGCGATACACCATGTCACGCAGTTCACTGCGATCCACGGCGCCGTATACCAGCAACCGAGCAACCGGCTCGTACCGCTCTATCCGCGTGACCCGGGGCTCTTCCGCATCCGCTGGAAGGTTGTTGAATTCATCCACTTGCTGACGCACATCATCCACGGCCTGGACCGGGTCAGTGCCTTCGTGAAACTCCAGCGTGATCGACGACACGCTCTGGGCAGAGGTTGAGGTCATTTTCTTCAACCCGTCTACACTTCGTAGCTTTTGTTCCAGTGGATCGGTAATGCCCAGCTCTACATCCTCGGCAGAGGCCCCACTCCAGACCACCCGAACGCTCACCATGTCCAAGGCGAAAGTCGGAAAAAACTGGATGTTCATTCGAGTCAGTGCCAATACACCGCCCAAAAGCATAACGAGCATCACCAGATTGCCGGCAACCCGGTGATGAACAAAAAATCCAATTACGCCTTTTTTACGTTTCACCGGGAGAGACCTCCCGCTGCATCGGCTACTTCAACTTTGAGTCCTGTCACTGCGTTGGGCAGATGCGTAGTGATCAATTGTGCCCCGGGCGTTAGCTGTTCTCCGGATATCAGTAACCGGCGTTCGCCGCTAATGCTTTGAGCTTCGCCGATTCGGTTTACCTTAATCCGCTCCAGGCGATGCTCGCCAGTCATCAGATACACACTGTCGGCGCCATACAATGCGCTGAACGGAATGGCTACCACTCGCTCCCGCTCGGGCCGCTCAAGGCTAACGGGCAGCAGCGCCCCGGGGCGCAACCCCTCCGCTCCGCCGATCGGCGTTAGAATGACTTCGGTTCCAGCTGGATCACTGGTCCCGGCAAAGCGCTCCAACCGAAAACGAACCTGCCGCCGCTCGTCGTAGGCCGCAAGCTGGTCGCCGGCAGCCAAAGCCGCACCCAACTCTTCCCGATATCTGTCAGGAACTCTGGCACGAAGTTCCAAGCCGTTTATGTTGTAGATCGACAGCAGTGGTTGGTTTCGAGCTATCTGGTCGCCTTCAGCAACTTGTAAATCGGTCACCACTCCCTGAAAAGGGGCAACAACCCGGGCACGTTCGGCATCTCTCTGCGTGCTTGCCAAGGTGGCTTCCGCTTGCGCCAGCCGGGCCTTCAGGCTCTGTAAGCGCGCGGGGTGTTCATCAACGGCTCGTTGCCGCCCATTGAGTGTAAGTGCCGCCCGCGCGGCTGAATCTGTTGCTGCCTCCAAGTTTTCTCGAGAGGCCAGCTTGCGTTCAACCAGCGCCTGAGTACGATCCCTTTGCCGACGGGCATTGTTCAGAATTGCTTTCTCACTTTTTAACGAACTCAGATCATTCTGGTAGCGCACCTGTTCTGACCGAATTTGCGCTTCAAGATCGGATACCTGAGATTTCGCTTGTGTCAGCAGAGGCTCGACATCCTGACGGTCCAGCGCAACCAACAAAGCACCCGGCTCAACCCTCTGGCCTTCGGCCACCGGTCGATCCGCAATGCGCCCTGCCATGGCAGCGACTACCGATACCTTTCTGGGCGCAACGACTTCGCCATAGAGGGGTAGCACAGGCCTGTGGGTTTTGAGTTCAACCACTTGAACCTGCACCCGCCAGCTACGCTCGACAGCGGTTACCTGAGCAGGCTCTGGGCGGGTCATTTTCAAAAAGATAAATCCGAGCCCCCCAGCGATCAGAATAATGACGGGTATAATTCTTTTGGACATAGCGAGTTAGCCGGCTAAGGTAAATTAAGTTCCGCCATAACAAGGCGACGAATAGCATTATACTTCCTAGAGACATCCCCAGATTGCAATAAACAGCACGGTCAGGAGTACTATACGTTTGTTGTCAGCAGATTATGCCAACCTTCCAAGCGCCACACTCATCA is part of the Marinobacter sp. JH2 genome and encodes:
- a CDS encoding HlyD family efflux transporter periplasmic adaptor subunit, with the protein product MSKRIIPVIILIAGGLGFIFLKMTRPEPAQVTAVERSWRVQVQVVELKTHRPVLPLYGEVVAPRKVSVVAAMAGRIADRPVAEGQRVEPGALLVALDRQDVEPLLTQAKSQVSDLEAQIRSEQVRYQNDLSSLKSEKAILNNARRQRDRTQALVERKLASRENLEAATDSAARAALTLNGRQRAVDEHPARLQSLKARLAQAEATLASTQRDAERARVVAPFQGVVTDLQVAEGDQIARNQPLLSIYNINGLELRARVPDRYREELGAALAAGDQLAAYDERRQVRFRLERFAGTSDPAGTEVILTPIGGAEGLRPGALLPVSLERPERERVVAIPFSALYGADSVYLMTGEHRLERIKVNRIGEAQSISGERRLLISGEQLTPGAQLITTHLPNAVTGLKVEVADAAGGLSR
- a CDS encoding efflux RND transporter permease subunit; translation: MKRKKGVIGFFVHHRVAGNLVMLVMLLGGVLALTRMNIQFFPTFALDMVSVRVVWSGASAEDVELGITDPLEQKLRSVDGLKKMTSTSAQSVSSITLEFHEGTDPVQAVDDVRQQVDEFNNLPADAEEPRVTRIERYEPVARLLVYGAVDRSELRDMVYRFEDELLSRGIDRISIRGLPEQQISIDVPVDRLETLGLTLEQIADRVASVSRDLPAGMMAQQDATRELRSVEQRRSPQEFEALPLLSNDRIRLQLGDVAIIHQESRDNQTVMENAGHPAVELQLQRVENGNSLEAARVLERWLEDTRPGLPPTIKLDVYDETWQLLEDRISLLVNNGLSGLVIVITLLYLFLPGRVAAWVAIGIPTAFMAALAVLWLLGGSINMMSLFALIMALGVIVDDAIVVGEDADAHARLGEESIYAAEGAAKRMVWPVLASSMTTVAAFMPLLVVGGIIGNILGDIPLVMICVLVASLLECFIVLPSHLRRAFITTTKPDQGGADHRNLITRFRDRFEQGFDRFRHGQFRQFSRSSLEHRGATVATAVALALLTAGLLAGGRLGFNFFPTPEPSVFYANASFVAGTDKCTVENFIHDMQQSLAETDKALGGGLILNAVTTYGATLGAEGSSRNDDELGAMLVELVPSDQRSVRNPDFIREWRSRLNLPAGLDALNITERQAGPPGRDVNVRLTGNNAPDLKKAADELAQALSTLPGVLDVEDDMPWGREQLIYQVSAYGEALGLTTVDLGRQLRAAFDGRVAQIYQQGRDEIEVRVQLPQSQREEYSTLERMTVRAPDGRFVPLMQVMNLDHRQGFQALRHADGKLAVEVTSALNTRIATTDQVLESLEAKVLPDVASRYGVRYSFEGRSADQRETMDDMKAGLIIGVGLMYVVLAWVFASWLLPVIVMAIIPFALVGALLGHWLMGLQLTILSLFGLFGLSGIVVNNAIILVAFYNQQRQKGLEITDALNEAVVQRVRAVLLTSLTTIGGLMPLLFETSLQAQFLIPMATSIAFGLALSTVLVLLVIPALLSWVEHFRAWRSEHR